A single region of the Salvia miltiorrhiza cultivar Shanhuang (shh) chromosome 8, IMPLAD_Smil_shh, whole genome shotgun sequence genome encodes:
- the LOC130997855 gene encoding thaumatin-like protein 1b → MSYYFIQIQQQIKFKTSPMEIKILTSLLLAICCFSWADAAVFTVRNNCRFPIWPAALTGTGSPVLTGFELQPRASRDLTIPAPWSGRIWGRFQCSKSGRFTCASGDCNSGRVECNGAGGTPPVTLVEFTLAGDGGKDFYDVSLVDGFNLPVRVSPSGGNCPSTGCPADMNMSCPSELSVRGAGGAVVGCKSACLAFKQPQYCCTGAYSSPATCKPTSYSQIFKSRCPQAYSYAYDDRTSTFTCPTGNNYVVTFCP, encoded by the exons ATGTCATATTACTTCATTCAAATTCAACAACAAATCAAGTTCAAGACATCTCCCATGGAAATTAAGATCTTGACTTCCCTTCTTCTAGCGATATGCTGTTTTTCAT GGGCTGATGCAGCTGTATTCACTGTGAGAAACAACTGCAGATTTCCAATATGGCCAGCAGCTCTAACCGGAACCGGTTCGCCAGTCCTAACCGGGTTCGAGCTACAACCGCGGGCTTCAAGAGACCTCACCATCCCGGCTCCATGGTCGGGTCGAATCTGGGGCCGGTTCCAATGCTCCAAGTCGGGGCGGTTCACATGCGCAAGCGGCGATTGCAACTCGGGCCGAGTCGAATGCAACGGCGCCGGCGGCACACCTCCCGTAACCCTAGTGGAATTCACGCTGGCAGGAGACGGAGGCAAAGACTTCTACGACGTGAGCCTCGTGGACGGATTTAATCTTCCCGTGAGGGTGAGCCCCTCCGGAGGAAACTGCCCGTCGACGGGCTGCCCGGCTGATATGAATATGAGCTGCCCCAGTGAACTGAGCGTGAGAGGGGCGGGTGGCGCGGTGGTTGGGTGCAAGAGCGCGTGTCTTGCATTCAAGCAGCCGCAGTATTGTTGCACGGGCGCGTATAGTAGTCCGGCGACGTGCAAGCCGACGAGCTACTCGCAGATATTCAAGTCGCGATGCCCGCAGGCTTATAGCTACGCTTACGATGATAGAACCAGCACCTTTACGTGCCCAACCGGGAACAATTATGTCGTTACATTCTGCCCTTAA
- the LOC130997853 gene encoding UDP-glycosyltransferase 73C4-like has protein sequence MSANGKPPHFVLFPFMAQGHLIPAVDLAKLLAKHGVDVSILVTPKNGSRVNKTVERAIASGLSIRIFHLRLPCAEAGLPEGCEHFDALPSKHYMVNFFKATGMLREQVQDLLVQLNPTCLIADMSFPWATEMARQLGIPRLEFHGTCCFSLTCMNVLRASKLLEDVATDTEYFVVPDLPHRIELTKVQLRGSVEDLSPELVEFRRQLINSEGGSAGTVANTFQELETEYVRKYANLRGNKVWCIGPVSLCNVEDSDKEERGNTAAIGGHDCLKWLDSHAPGSVIYVCLGSISRVAAAQLIEMGLGLEASNRPFVWVIRQASDEFVSWLTEEKFEQRIGGRGLLIRGWAPQVLILSHPSVGGFLTHCGWNSTLEGVSAGVPMITWPVFAEQFCNEKFIVNVIKTGVRVGVEIPVVLGMDDGAAVQVRSDDVKMAIDELMEGGEEGAERRERARKLGEAAKRAVEEGGSSQLNMTQLIQDMVVLKAKYVDKSADATKIDEISSPI, from the coding sequence ATGTCGGCCAATGGCAAACCGCCTCATTTCGTCCTGTTCCCGTTCATGGCGCAAGGCCATCTGATTCCCGCGGTGGATTTGGCCAAGCTTCTGGCGAAGCACGGAGTCGACGTCTCGATTCTCGTCACTCCAAAGAACGGCAGCAGAGTAAATAAAACGGTGGAGCGCGCAATCGCCTCCGGATTGAGCATCCGCATCTTCCACCTGAGGCTGCCCTGCGCCGAGGCCGGCCTGCCCGAGGGCTGCGAACATTTTGACGCGCTGCCGTCGAAGCATTACATGGTGAACTTCTTCAAGGCAACCGGCATGCTGCGGGAGCAGGTCCAGGATTTGCTCGTCCAACTCAATCCTACTTGTTTGATAGCCGATATGAGTTTTCCATGGGCCACGGAAATGGCTCGCCAACTGGGAATCCCTCGCCTCGAGTTTCACGGCACCTGCTGCTTTTCTCTCACGTGCATGAACGTCTTGCGGGCCTCCAAGCTTCTAGAAGATGTAGCTACTGATACAGAGTATTTCGTTGTGCCGGATTTGCCTCATCGTATCGAGCTCACCAAAGTTCAGCTCAGGGGCTCCGTTGAAGATTTGTCGCCGGAATTGGTTGAGTTCCGGCGCCAGCTCATCAACTCCGAGGGCGGCTCGGCCGGAACGGTGGCCAACACTTTTCAAGAGCTGGAGACTGAATATGTCCGGAAATACGCTAATCTCCGAGGCAATAAGGTCTGGTGCATCGGACCAGTTTCGCTCTGCAACGTGGAGGATTCCGACAAGGAGGAGAGAGGCAACACGGCGGCGATTGGCGGACACGACTGCTTGAAATGGCTTGACTCGCACGCCCCCGGCTCTGTCATCTACGTCTGCCTAGGGAGCATATCGCGCGTGGCCGCCGCGCAGCTGATAGAGATGGGATTAGGCCTAGAAGCTTCCAACCGCCCCTTCGTTTGGGTGATCAGGCAAGCCTCCGACGAGTTCGTGTCGTGGCTGACGGAGGAGAAATTCGAGCAGCGGATCGGAGGGAGGGGGCTCTTGATCCGGGGGTGGGCGCCGCAGGTGCTGATCCTGTCCCACCCATCGGTGGGAGGGTTTCTAACGCACTGCGGGTGGAACTCGACTCTCGAGGGCGTGAGCGCCGGCGTGCCGATGATCACGTGGCCCGTGTTCGCGGAGCAGTTCTGCAACGAGAAGTTCATCGTGAACGTGATCAAAACTGGGGTGAGAGTAGGCGTGGAGATTCCGGTGGTGCTAGGGATGGACGATGGTGCTGCGGTGCAGGTGAGGAGCGATGATGTGAAGATGGCGATTGATGAGTTGATGGAGGGAGGAGAGGAAGGGgcggagaggagagagagggcaCGGAAGCTTGGAGAGGCGGCCAAGAGGGCGGTGGAGGAAGGAGGCTCGTCGCAGCTAAACATGACGCAGCTTATACAAGATATGGTAGTGCTCAAGGCCAAGTATGTAGACAAATCTGCAGATGCTACAAAGATAGATGAGATTTCTTCTCCAATTTGA
- the LOC130998373 gene encoding secreted RxLR effector protein 161-like, translating to MSEAKEVQVPLGQHFKLSSEQKPKTKEEVRFMANIPYSNIVGSIMYCMICTRPDLSHAISVTSRYMSEPGKTHWEALKWILRYMRKTSDFGILFEQTNESQKSVLIGYVDSDYAANVDTRKSQTSYIFTLHGAAMSWKSVLQSVVALSTTEAECMALTEAVKEALWLKGILNEFGIRQESVEIRCDSQSAIHLVKHQVFHERSKHIDVRYHFIRDVVAEEKVKVAKVGTEDNASDMLTKALHSSKFLHCLDLVKVLNKQH from the coding sequence ATGAGTGAGGCAAAGGAAGTACAAGTGCCCCTTGGTCAACATTTTAAGCTTAGTTCAGAACAGAAGCCTAAAACCAAAGAAGAAGTGAGGTTCATGGCTAACATACCATACTCAAATATAGTTGGTAGTATCATGTATTGCATGATTTGCACCAGACCTGATTTGTCACATGCAATAAGTGTTACGAGCAGATATATGAGTGAACCTGGGAAGACTCATTGGGAAGCATTGAAATGGATTCTGAGATACATGAGAAAAACTTCTGATTTTGGAATCCTATTTGAGCAGACTAATGAAAGTCAAAAGTCAGTACTAATTGGTTATGTTGATTCGGATTATGCAGCAAATGTTGACACCAGAAAGTCACAAACGAGTTACATCTTTACTCTTCATGGTGCAGCTATGAGTTGGAAGTCTGTTCTTCAATCTGTGGTGGCTCTCTCCACCACAGAAGCAGAATGCATGGCACTAACTGAAGCAGTGAAGGAAGCTTTGTGGCTCAAAGGGATTCTAAATGAGTTTGGAATTAGACAAGAAAGTGTGGAGATTAGATGTGATAGTCAGTCTGCTATACATCTAGTCAAGCATCAAGTGTTTCATGAGAGAAGTAAACACATTGATGTTAGATATCATTTCATAAGAGATGTGGTTGCAGAAGAAAAAGTGAAGGTGGCTAAGGTTGGCACTGAAGACAATGCATCGGATATGTTAACAAAAGCACTACATTCATCCAAGTTTCTGCATTGCCTGGATCTTGTGAAAGTGCTCAATAAGCAGCATTGA